The following are encoded in a window of Solidesulfovibrio magneticus RS-1 genomic DNA:
- a CDS encoding PDZ domain-containing protein: MKQFEQDFCMRQFKPALIVVGVLVVIIVGWTLWRQCPGSFASPGPNPMHRGPMQGPGGGARMIAAKTPMGPPVDVKTKATHPYWGNCNKCHVTTGAGAPVSKVMQGPPITIAQKMTHKDWGNCMLCHQVLDGFQPNGTWVDKPAAGAPAQAAALDWLTAASLGLSVQPVTDAMVAKYKLVKEDALLVLDVAPGSLADKAGFAAGDEIVRVDKTLTANVAALEAAINGLKPGADVKCNIYRGKTSRNLIISLPANLAALTTPAVPKPAPPQPAAPQVSGALVVIAATTPDLTAQVSPQFESAPYYLLVDQARRSYRVEANPNAGVPGHGVATSQLMVNLGIGVAIAGNFTPEALTTLGSQRIVVYPGVTGGVQDILNAYQAGQLTPTRAVAVGGPAVQPGLPQAVAAPRRQAQALPGTSPQTLY; this comes from the coding sequence ATGAAACAGTTTGAACAAGATTTCTGCATGCGCCAGTTCAAGCCGGCCCTGATCGTCGTCGGCGTGCTGGTGGTTATTATCGTGGGCTGGACCTTGTGGCGGCAGTGCCCCGGATCGTTTGCTAGCCCCGGTCCCAATCCCATGCACCGCGGCCCCATGCAGGGCCCCGGGGGCGGGGCGCGCATGATCGCCGCCAAAACGCCCATGGGACCGCCCGTGGACGTCAAGACCAAAGCCACCCATCCCTATTGGGGCAACTGCAACAAGTGCCACGTCACCACCGGCGCGGGCGCGCCCGTGTCCAAGGTCATGCAGGGGCCGCCTATCACCATCGCCCAGAAGATGACCCACAAGGACTGGGGCAACTGCATGCTGTGCCACCAGGTGCTCGACGGCTTCCAGCCCAACGGAACCTGGGTGGACAAGCCGGCCGCCGGCGCGCCGGCCCAGGCCGCCGCCCTGGACTGGCTGACCGCCGCCTCTCTGGGGCTGTCCGTGCAGCCGGTCACCGACGCCATGGTCGCCAAATACAAGCTGGTCAAGGAGGACGCCCTGCTGGTCCTCGACGTGGCCCCCGGCTCCCTGGCCGACAAGGCCGGCTTCGCCGCCGGCGACGAGATCGTGCGGGTGGACAAGACCCTGACCGCCAATGTGGCTGCCTTGGAAGCCGCCATCAACGGCTTAAAGCCCGGGGCGGACGTCAAGTGCAATATCTATCGGGGCAAGACCTCGCGCAACCTCATTATTTCCCTGCCGGCCAACCTGGCGGCCCTGACCACCCCGGCCGTCCCCAAACCGGCCCCCCCCCAGCCGGCCGCGCCCCAGGTCAGCGGTGCGTTGGTGGTCATCGCCGCCACGACCCCGGACCTGACGGCCCAGGTGTCACCCCAGTTCGAGTCCGCGCCTTATTACCTCCTGGTTGATCAGGCCCGTCGCTCCTACCGGGTGGAGGCAAACCCAAATGCCGGCGTGCCCGGCCACGGCGTGGCCACCAGCCAGCTCATGGTGAATCTCGGAATCGGCGTGGCTATTGCCGGCAATTTCACCCCTGAAGCCCTGACCACCCTGGGTTCCCAGCGCATTGTCGTCTATCCGGGCGTCACCGGCGGCGTGCAGGACATCCTGAACGCCTATCAGGCCGGGCAGTTGACCCCGACCCGGGCCGTGGCCGTCGGCGGGCCGGCGGTCCAGCCGGGGCTGCCCCAGGCTGTCGCCGCCCCCCGGCGCCAGGCCCAGGCCCTGCCGGGAACCTCGCCGCAGACCCTGTATTGA
- a CDS encoding cation diffusion facilitator family transporter yields MKYKACEKCARSVGLVNVAGNVMMIALKAYLGFVGGSKGLIADAVHSVADLLATFVMMIGLQISARQPNAKYPDGFGKAEYLVAISIYLFLFVIGLYIMHDGYVTIVAGRWVHPCWFALWGAVFAIVINELMFRQSVCAGTQINSPSMVAKAWESRSDVYASVAVLIGVIGAMMGFSFMDPLAAFVVGVMILKLCIESIYESVLKLMDEAPPAEIMEAISSALEGLENVVSVRQIMGRELGPTLELKLILVVPADLSLEAGEAVKAKARAAVANALGMKTRITVVLNPAEG; encoded by the coding sequence ATGAAATACAAGGCATGTGAAAAGTGCGCCCGGTCGGTGGGGCTGGTCAACGTCGCGGGCAACGTCATGATGATCGCGCTCAAGGCCTATCTGGGCTTTGTGGGCGGCAGCAAGGGGCTCATCGCCGACGCTGTGCATTCGGTGGCCGATCTGCTGGCCACCTTCGTTATGATGATCGGCCTGCAGATTTCCGCCCGCCAGCCCAACGCCAAATACCCGGACGGCTTCGGCAAGGCCGAGTATCTGGTGGCTATTTCCATTTATCTGTTTCTGTTCGTCATTGGCCTCTACATCATGCATGACGGCTACGTCACGATCGTGGCCGGGCGTTGGGTGCATCCCTGCTGGTTCGCCTTGTGGGGGGCGGTGTTTGCCATTGTCATCAACGAACTGATGTTTCGCCAGAGCGTGTGCGCCGGCACCCAGATCAACAGCCCCTCCATGGTGGCCAAAGCCTGGGAAAGCCGTTCCGACGTCTACGCTTCCGTCGCTGTTTTGATCGGCGTCATCGGGGCCATGATGGGTTTTTCCTTCATGGACCCCCTGGCTGCCTTCGTGGTCGGCGTGATGATCCTCAAGCTGTGCATCGAGTCCATCTACGAGTCCGTGCTCAAGCTTATGGACGAGGCGCCGCCGGCTGAAATCATGGAAGCCATCAGTTCTGCCCTGGAAGGTCTGGAGAACGTTGTTTCGGTGCGCCAGATCATGGGCCGCGAGCTTGGCCCGACCTTGGAACTCAAGTTGATTCTCGTCGTCCCTGCCGATCTGAGCCTGGAGGCTGGCGAGGCGGTCAAGGCCAAGGCCCGGGCCGCCGTGGCCAATGCCCTGGGCATGAAGACCAGGATTACAGTCGTTCTTAACCCCGCCGAAGGATGA
- a CDS encoding LemA family protein: MKTKRMTDIIVEAYGKKYDLAPRQAPRHAFWDELGYRLRAVAEMPMDVRLRWLLGFCFLVLAAATIYYYNTLIGVEHDVMKSRAQVDVFMQRRNDISINLAKALQDYSHYEKNVLTEIVKLRTALGGEGANPGAVEELLKNAGPAAPAGTAPAGAAGLSSAALARLLAVAEQYPDLKLSANFQSLMAALVEVEKDLAGERVKFNEAILAYANYVDKFPSNFFALCFGFRMTPYFKATQDAQVLTPISY; the protein is encoded by the coding sequence ATGAAGACGAAACGCATGACCGACATCATCGTTGAGGCCTACGGGAAGAAGTACGACCTCGCCCCGCGCCAAGCGCCCCGGCATGCTTTCTGGGACGAGCTGGGCTATCGCCTGCGAGCCGTGGCCGAGATGCCCATGGATGTCCGCCTGCGCTGGCTCCTGGGCTTTTGCTTCCTGGTTTTGGCAGCGGCGACCATCTATTATTACAACACGCTTATCGGCGTGGAGCACGACGTCATGAAGTCGCGGGCCCAGGTGGACGTCTTCATGCAGCGGCGAAACGACATTTCCATCAATCTGGCCAAGGCCTTGCAGGACTATTCCCATTACGAGAAAAACGTCCTGACCGAAATCGTCAAGCTGCGCACGGCCCTTGGCGGCGAAGGGGCCAATCCGGGAGCCGTTGAGGAATTGCTGAAAAACGCCGGCCCGGCCGCCCCGGCCGGGACTGCTCCGGCCGGAGCCGCCGGGCTGTCCTCCGCCGCCCTGGCCCGGCTGTTGGCCGTGGCCGAACAATACCCCGATCTCAAGCTTTCAGCCAATTTCCAGAGCCTCATGGCCGCCCTGGTGGAAGTGGAAAAGGATCTGGCCGGGGAGCGGGTCAAGTTCAACGAAGCCATCCTGGCCTACGCCAATTACGTGGACAAGTTCCCCTCGAATTTTTTTGCACTGTGCTTTGGCTTTAGGATGACGCCTTACTTCAAGGCGACCCAGGACGCCCAGGTGCTGACGCCCATCAGTTACTAG